The Grus americana isolate bGruAme1 unplaced genomic scaffold, bGruAme1.mat H_67, whole genome shotgun sequence genome includes a region encoding these proteins:
- the LOC129200355 gene encoding E3 SUMO-protein ligase ZNF451-like: protein MESHSSTNIHESTSSTSESEDEIEFVGEGPLRPVLECIDLVSSEDEEPNSSSYTHRTTKRKDHIDYQKERVASTLDRLARHVEVEKQQKEEKNKAFKEKVDSQYAHGLQELEFIRERSDTEAARLCVDQWLKMPGLKPDTVNSGKRSICKRAGQTQVNSSPISCPVMHCNREFDNRPLLLGHLQRFDHSPCDPTVTLHGPPNNAVACVICCKRFSTSQQYSDHLLSKLNESDGHKKDLPPQHIQCFACPNCFLLFTKRDECLQHMSGKNHFLQVSKLSDEMKAGLPLPFPSYAKNLLISLCKEVPFQVKCISCYQVLRSHMELTAHFRTRCRNSGPVALSKKSISQVAEIFKTKGYCENCDELFADKHQITQHKQTTQHNVKVLSTLEESILMFCHINGKNKNQSHLCNIVDRSRPLLKRRLTSNESTSERGSTPSKRKSDLKVKNEDRGANQSQGSEDCKVKAWFCECLQKFFTEESVEKHILAANRICHKCAVCGKLAENSSIIRLHMSRFHGGAHLNNFLLWCRACSVDLLREEDIMGHVTEFHGGHSYYYEQEALEDEPMPSASDTVCISAGERKGGIASPVELSPEKSPILGKWQCRICEEMFESEESVKQHCMSLESHAFHRYCCGLCRNHFRKVGTLQRHFQEHNNQEIQTKYFCGLCGNLFFDTEEEFLIHYKEIHSMDYAFVPEQMEVSIKKEEDFLPVEKGDLLTCGCRTTYVSRINRRNDYVNCRKAMLQKGNLWFRCCSCSATAQNFADMNSHLNSHTSAKHKEEMYVVRCAACNKNFDDLQSAHQHYHMKHCFLQKPDLSSLASESENTVFKFTASGACVDRKPHKLKLQASPSKRPQSSPLQGPTQGKKEKKENSTHSEEPGEDELPDLDYLSTMTHIVLVDLDNWGSLFTQLPANLNQGTFIWGFQGGHSNWKPPVQCKIYNYLKRIGCFFLHPRCGTRREAADFALCIHAGRLDEHLPKQIPFTVLSGDKSFLELESQFKMTQRSARILNPHHIEGDMMCALLNSISDTTKDSEEDEDIKLTVKRSLEEAKKEEEGQDAELEEAIKRSLEEM, encoded by the exons gaaggacCTTTAAGACCTGTGCTTGAATGCATTGATCTTGTCAGTAGTGAGGATGAAGAACCTAACAGCAGTTCTTACACTCAT AGAACTACTAAGCGTAAAGATCACATCGACTATCAGAAAGAACGAGTTGCGTCAACTTTGGATCGTCTGGCACGCCATGTTGAAgtagagaaacagcaaaaagaagagaaaaacaaagcctttAAG GAGAAAGTTGATTCCCAATATGCTCATGGGTTGCAAGAACTAGAATTTATTCGGGAACGCAGCGACACAGAAGCTGCAAGATTATGTGTGGACCAGTGGTTAAAAATGCCAG GTCTTAAACCAGACACCGTTAACAGTGGAAAAAGGAGTATTTGTAAGAGGGCAGGTCAGACGCAAGTCAACAGCAGTCCCATATCTTGTCCTGTGATGCATTGCAACAGGGAGTTTGATAATAGACCTCTTCTCTTAGGTCACCTTCAAAG gTTTGATCATTCTCCTTGTGACCCAACAGTCACATTACATGGACCCCCAAATAATGCTGTTGCCTGTGTGATATGCTGCAAAAGATTTTCAACCTCTCAGCAGTACAGTGATCATCTTTTGTCTAAG CTAAATGAAAGTGATGGACATAAAAAAGATCTCCCTCCACAGCATATTCAGTGTTTTGCATGCCCAAACTGCTTCCTCCTTTTCACCAAAAGAGACGAATGCTTGCAGCATATGTCAGGAAAGAACCACTTCCTCCAGGTTTCTAAATTGAGTG ACGAAATGAAGGCTGGCCTTCCTCTACCTTTCCCATCCTATGCAAAGAACCTTCTGATATCTCTGTGCAAAGAAGTCCCTTTCCAAGTAAAGTGTATATCCTGCTACCAGGTACTACGCTCGCATATGGAATTAACGGCTCATTTCAG AACACGTTGTCGTAATTCTGGGCCTGTGGCACTGTCAAAGAAGAGCATCTCCCAAGTTgcagagatatttaaaacaaaaggttACTGTGAGAACTGTGATGAACTGTTTGCTGATAAGCATCAGATCACCCAGCATAAGCAAACCACTCAACATAACGTAAAAGTTCTTAGTACATTGGAAGAGTCCATCTTGATGTTCTGTCAtatcaatggaaaaaataaaaatcagtctcATTTGTGCAATATTGTGGATCGGTCAAGACCTCTGCTTAAAAGACGTTTGACTTCAAATGAGTCTACCAGTGAAAGAGGGTCTACTCCTTCAAAACGGAAGAGtgatttaaaagttaaaaatgaagatCGTGGAGCAAACCAGAGTCAAGGTAGTGAAGACTGCAAAGTAAAAGCCTGGTTTTGTGAATGCCTTCAAAAGTTTTTTACCGAAGAGTCAGtagaaaagcacattttagCAGCAAATAGGATTTGTCACAAGTGTGCTGTGTGTGGAAAGCTTGCTGAAAATTCAAGCATTATCCGCCTACATATGAGTCGATTCCATGGGGGAGCGCActtgaataattttcttctctggtgTAGAGCATGCTCTGTAGATCTCCTTAGAGAAGAGGATATTATGGGACACGTGACTGAATTTCATGGTGGACATAGTTACTATTATGAGCAAGAAGCTCTAGAAGATGAACCTATGCCTTCTGCTTCTGACACAGTGTGCATTTCTGCAGGTGAAAGGAAAGGTGGCATTGCTAGTCCTGTGGAACTCTCCCCTGAAAAAAGTCCTATTCTGGGAAAATGGCAATGCCGCATTTGTGAGGAGATGTTTGAATCTGAAGAGAGCGTTAAACAACATTGTATGTCCTTAGAAAGCCATGCGTTTCACAGATATTGCTGTGGCTTATGCAGAAATCACTTTCGGAAAGTAGGAACGTTACAGCGACACTTCCAAGAGCATAATAACCAGGAGATACAGACTAAATACTTCTGTGGCCTTTGTGGTAATCTCTTCTTTgacacagaagaagaatttCTAATCCATTATAAGGAGATTCATAGCATGGACTATGCATTTGTGCCTGAGCAGATGGAAGTAtcaataaaaaaagaggaagactTTCTCCCAGTAGAAAAAGGAGACCTTTTAACATGTGGTTGCCGGACAACTTATGTCTCCAGAATAAACAGGAGGAACGATTATGTGAATTGTCGGAAAGCcatgctgcagaaaggaaactTATGGTTTCgatgctgctcctgctctgcaacTGCACAGAATTTTGCTGATATGAACAGTCATCTCAACAGTCATACATCAGCAAAACACAAGGAAGAAATGTATGTTGTTAGATGTGCTGCATGCAACAAGAACTTTGACGATCTTCAGAGTGCACATCAGCACTATCACATGAAACACTGCTTCTTGCAGAAACCTGATCTATCAAGTCTTGCATCAGAATCggaaaatacagtattcaaGTTCACAGCAAGTGGGGCTTGTGTGGACAGAAAACCTCACAAGCTAAAACTTCAAGCATCTCCATCCAAGAGACCACAGTCATCTCCTCTGCAGGGACCAacacagggaaagaaggaaaaaaaagaaaattcaacaCACTCTGAAGAACCTGGTGAAG ATGAACTTCCCGATCTTGACTACCTCAGTACCATGACTCACATTGTGTTGGTGGATCTGGACAACTGGGGAAGCTTATTCACGCAGCTGCCAGCTAACCTGAACCAAGGGACATTTATCTGGGGTTTTCAAG GAGGACACAGCAACTGGAAACCTCCAGTGCAGTGCAAAATTTACAATTATCTTAAGAGGATTGgatgtttctttcttcatccaCGTTGCGGTaccagaagagaagcagcagacttTGCTCTCTGTATTCAT GCTGGTCGCCTGGATGAGCACCTGCCCAAGCAAATTCCTTTCACTGTACTTTCTGGAGACAAAAGCTTCCTGGAACTGGAAAGTCAATTTAAGATGACCCAGCGGTCAGCTCGCATTCTAAATCCTCACCACATTGAAGGAGACATGATGTGTGCCTTGCTGAACAGCATTTCAGATACCACAAAAG